In one window of Rhinoderma darwinii isolate aRhiDar2 chromosome 7, aRhiDar2.hap1, whole genome shotgun sequence DNA:
- the LOC142657382 gene encoding 2-epi-5-epi-valiolone synthase-like: MPAGEFNTVTPVRGATKAEIAGSRTKQKEYQLVQVKNTWCCVESGQEVPTTWNEDQMIVSQAKIGETITETGVSWTVKTPIYFCYKVIETQNLLDPNNMTLLYGHVSDPQEIEVHQKKIQKRLVVMDMTVEKIYGSKVRKYFEANNVTYKILALETTEETKSMELVLTILEEVHKFGLDRRTEPVIAIGGGVCLDIVGLAASLYRRRTPYIRVPTTLLSYVDASVGAKNGVNFCNCKNKLGSYTPPAATFLDRSFIQTIPRRQISNGLGEILKMALMKHKGLFELLESHGKYLLDTKFQSRNGLASHGDAALTTTRLAIQTMLEELAPNLWEDDLDRLVDYGHVISPELEMAVLPALMHGEAVNIDMAFMTYVSYVSGFITAEEKKRTIQCMGTLELPVWHKDCTLSLIKKALEERFKHSGGKQRLALPTGLGTAEIFNDVNEETMKRAFEMWTEECQELST, translated from the exons ATGCCTGCAGGAGAGTTTAACACTGTTACCCCTGTCAGAGGGGCAACCAAGGCTGAGATTGCAGGAAGCAGGACCAAGCAGAAGGAATACCAGCTCGTACAGGTGAAGAACACTTGGTGTTGTGTGGAAAGTGGACAAGAAGTTCCAACAACTTGGAATGAAGATCAAATGATTGTTTCCCAGGCCAAAAT AGGTGAGACTATAACAGAGACTGGTGTCTCTTGGACCGTGAAAACACCCATTTACTTCTGCTATAAAGTAATCGAAACCCAAAATCTTCTAGATCCCAATAACATGACCCTCCTTTATGGCCATGTGTCTGATCCACAAGAAATTGAGGTTCATCAAAAGAAGATCCAAAAGCGGTTAGTCGTGATGGACATGACTGTGGAAAAAATATATGGTTCTAAAGTCAGAAAGTATTTTGAGGCCAATAATGTCACATATAAGATCCTTGCTCTCGAAACAACAGAAGAAACCAAGTCAATGGAGCTTGTCTTGACCATACTAGAAGAAGTCCACAAATTTGGACTTGACCGACGCACCGAACCAGTCATAGCTATCGGAGGTGGGGTTTGCTTGGATATTGTGGGTCTTGCTGCCTCTCTTTACAGGCGTCGAACCCCATATATCCgagttcccacaacacttctgtcTTATGTGGATGCAAGTGTGGGTGCAAAGAATGGAGTCAATTTCTGCAACTGTAAGAACAAGCTGGGTAGCTACACTCCACCGGCAGCCACCTTTCTCGATAGATCTTTCATTCAGACCATTCCTCGACGTCAGATTTCCAATGGTCTTGGAGAAATCTTAAAG ATGGCTTTAATGAAGCATAAGGGGCTATTTGAACTGCTGGAAAGTCATGGAAAGTATCTTTTAGATACCAAGTTTCAATCCAGGAATGGCCTTGCTAGCCATGGAGATGCTGCCCTAACAACCACAAGACTGGCCATTCAGACTATGTTGGAAGAGCTTGCGCCTAACCTGTGGGAAGATGATCTTGATAGATTGGTGGACTATGGGCATGTCATAAGCCCAGAGCTTGAAATG GCAGTCCTTCCAGCTTTAATGCATGGAGAAGCTGTAAACATTGATATGGCTTTTATGACATATGTGTCCTATGTAAGTGGGTTCATCACAGCTGAAGAGAAAAAGCGCACCATACAGTGCATGGGAACCCTGGAGCTTCCGGTCTGGCACAAGGATTGCACCCTTTCACTCATAAAGAAAGCATTAGAAGAGAGATTTAAGCACAGCGGTGGGAAACAGCGACTTGCTCTCCCTACTGGACTTGGAACTGCTg AAATATTCAACGATGTAAATGAAGAAACAATGAAAAGAGCTTTCGAGATGTGGACAGAAGAATGCCAAGAGTTATCAACCTAA